Proteins from a genomic interval of Phenylobacterium sp. LH3H17:
- a CDS encoding MFS transporter, with the protein MATTDARATVRGGGYRYAVLALLIIAYTFNFLDRQILGILAGSIKKDLNLTDSQLGLMGGLAFALFYTGLGIPIAWLADRWSRTWIMTGALTIWSGFTALCGLAGGFWSLFLCRMGVGVGEAGGVAPAYSLISDYFPKEQRARALAAYSFGIPVGSALGILFGGLIAASIDWRAAFIIVGLMGVALAPVFRLVVREPRRGLADLEAGAPIPEAEPVAPPKGALGLLLKKPSFWLISLAAAASSVCGYGVSFWLPSFFERSLGMGLVDRSLFLGAITLVGGTAGVWAGGWLGDRLGGRDKRFYLLVPAAAFALALPCFFFAIGAKSLAVAFVLFLIPQGLNLAWLGPVINAVQHLVPAASRSTASACFLFVNNLIGLGLGTYYFGAVSDLLTPRFGAEALRYAIYSGLGFYLLSALLFVAAASVIRRDWVD; encoded by the coding sequence ATGGCCACGACGGACGCGCGAGCGACGGTGCGGGGCGGCGGCTACCGCTATGCGGTGCTGGCGCTGCTGATCATCGCCTACACTTTCAACTTCCTGGACCGCCAGATCCTCGGAATCCTGGCCGGCTCCATCAAGAAGGATCTCAACCTCACCGACAGTCAGCTCGGCCTGATGGGCGGGTTGGCCTTCGCGCTGTTCTACACGGGCTTGGGCATTCCCATCGCCTGGCTGGCCGACCGCTGGAGCCGCACCTGGATCATGACCGGGGCGCTGACCATCTGGAGCGGCTTCACCGCGCTCTGCGGCCTCGCCGGTGGGTTCTGGTCCCTGTTCCTGTGCCGCATGGGCGTGGGGGTAGGGGAGGCTGGCGGCGTCGCCCCGGCCTATTCGCTGATCTCCGACTATTTTCCCAAGGAACAGCGCGCGCGCGCCTTGGCGGCCTATTCCTTCGGCATCCCGGTGGGCAGCGCGCTGGGCATCCTGTTCGGCGGCCTGATCGCCGCCAGCATCGACTGGCGCGCGGCCTTCATCATCGTGGGCCTGATGGGCGTGGCTTTGGCGCCTGTGTTCCGCCTGGTGGTGCGCGAACCTCGCCGCGGCCTGGCCGATCTCGAGGCCGGCGCGCCGATTCCCGAGGCCGAGCCGGTCGCGCCGCCGAAGGGGGCGCTCGGCCTGCTGCTGAAGAAGCCCAGCTTCTGGCTCATCTCGCTCGCGGCCGCGGCGTCGTCGGTGTGCGGCTACGGCGTGTCGTTCTGGCTACCGTCCTTCTTCGAGCGGAGCCTGGGCATGGGTCTGGTCGACCGATCGCTGTTCCTGGGCGCCATCACCCTGGTGGGCGGCACGGCGGGGGTCTGGGCCGGCGGCTGGCTGGGCGACCGGCTGGGAGGCCGCGACAAGCGCTTCTACCTGCTGGTCCCGGCGGCGGCCTTTGCGCTAGCCCTGCCATGCTTCTTCTTCGCCATCGGGGCCAAGTCCCTGGCCGTGGCCTTCGTGCTGTTCCTGATCCCCCAGGGCCTGAACCTCGCCTGGCTGGGCCCGGTGATCAACGCCGTCCAGCACCTGGTTCCGGCCGCTTCGCGCTCCACGGCCAGCGCGTGCTTCCTGTTCGTCAACAACCTGATCGGCCTGGGCCTGGGCACCTACTATTTCGGCGCGGTCTCCGATCTGCTGACGCCGCGCTTCGGCGCCGAGGCGCTGCGCTACGCCATCTATTCCGGGCTGGGATTCTACCTTCTGAGCGCGCTGCTTTTCGTGGCCGCGGCCAGCGTCATCAGGCGCGATTGGGTCGACTGA
- a CDS encoding tetratricopeptide repeat protein, with amino-acid sequence MVDVFEEVEEQLRSDRYKALALKILPWIGGALVLALVVALGIWGYQNYRAKAHTEASDQYAAAIEAFNSGDRNEAVRLWGEVGKSSSKAYSSLALQQLGGLQLSDGKVAEAVKLFDEAAEAAPTPVLGDVARLKSAFALLDSSPYKDMEARLKPLTDEGRPYRVQAREALAFAKIMAGDLPGARTEFSVLSLMVDGGEGVSQRAKAAIALIDSGSAKAVPGAVKAALALPPAVALPPGALPPGLQAQPAPQQPAPGPQ; translated from the coding sequence GTGGTTGATGTCTTTGAAGAGGTCGAGGAGCAACTCCGCTCCGACCGCTACAAGGCGCTTGCGCTGAAAATCCTGCCGTGGATCGGCGGGGCCCTGGTGCTGGCCCTTGTCGTCGCCCTGGGGATCTGGGGCTATCAGAACTATCGCGCCAAGGCCCACACCGAGGCCTCCGACCAGTACGCCGCGGCCATCGAGGCCTTCAATTCCGGCGACCGCAACGAGGCTGTGCGGCTGTGGGGCGAGGTCGGCAAGTCCTCGTCCAAGGCCTACAGTTCGCTGGCCCTTCAGCAGTTGGGCGGGCTCCAGCTCTCCGACGGCAAGGTCGCGGAGGCCGTGAAGCTGTTCGACGAGGCCGCCGAGGCCGCGCCGACCCCGGTGCTGGGCGACGTCGCCCGCCTCAAATCCGCCTTCGCCTTGCTCGACTCAAGCCCGTACAAGGACATGGAGGCGCGCCTGAAGCCGCTCACCGATGAAGGCCGCCCCTATCGGGTCCAAGCGCGCGAAGCGCTGGCCTTCGCCAAGATCATGGCCGGCGACCTGCCGGGCGCGCGGACCGAGTTCTCCGTGCTGTCGCTGATGGTCGACGGCGGCGAGGGCGTCAGCCAGCGCGCCAAGGCCGCCATCGCCCTGATCGATTCCGGTTCGGCCAAGGCCGTGCCCGGCGCGGTGAAGGCCGCCCTGGCCCTGCCGCCCGCCGTCGCCCTTCCGCCGGGCGCCCTGCCGCCCGGGCTCCAAGCCCAGCCCGCGCCGCAACAGCCAGCCCCTGGACCCCAATGA
- a CDS encoding TetR/AcrR family transcriptional regulator, whose translation MTTPVLRPTAASRGRRRKGEGPDLRGAILDAAELLFAGQGFYGVTTRQVAAEAGVDTALIHYYFGSKRDLFDAVFARRAEVVNAERLQAMAAYEASHPETMTANGVIEAFIGPLIERSLTGEPGWKNYFRLVALVNNTPAWGGETMHRFFDPVVHRFIDTLKKAMPGAELADLYWGYQFLTGSMMLALSETGRIDQLSEGLCRSTDLAAVRARLFDYCAAGFEAIVGERAPS comes from the coding sequence ATGACCACCCCGGTCCTGCGTCCTACCGCCGCCTCGCGCGGCCGCCGCCGAAAGGGGGAGGGGCCCGACCTGCGTGGCGCTATTCTCGACGCCGCGGAACTGCTGTTCGCCGGCCAAGGCTTCTATGGAGTCACCACCCGGCAGGTCGCGGCCGAGGCGGGCGTCGACACCGCTCTGATCCACTATTATTTCGGCTCCAAGCGCGACCTCTTCGACGCGGTTTTCGCGCGCCGCGCCGAGGTGGTGAACGCCGAGCGGCTGCAGGCCATGGCCGCCTACGAGGCGTCGCACCCCGAGACCATGACCGCCAACGGCGTGATCGAGGCCTTCATCGGTCCGCTGATCGAGCGCTCCCTGACCGGCGAGCCGGGATGGAAGAACTATTTCCGCCTGGTAGCCCTGGTGAACAACACCCCGGCCTGGGGCGGAGAGACCATGCACCGGTTCTTCGATCCCGTTGTCCACCGCTTCATCGACACCCTGAAGAAGGCGATGCCGGGCGCTGAGCTGGCCGACCTCTACTGGGGCTACCAGTTCCTCACCGGCTCGATGATGCTGGCCCTGTCGGAAACCGGCCGCATCGATCAGCTCTCCGAAGGGCTCTGCCGCTCGACCGACCTGGCCGCCGTCCGGGCTCGGTTGTTCGACTATTGCGCGGCCGGTTTCGAGGCGATCGTCGGAGAGCGTGCGCCCAGCTAG
- a CDS encoding winged helix-turn-helix domain-containing protein yields MIYRFGAYTLDTEKHELTRSDVAVPLEPQVFALLLLLVENRERLLGKDEIVEKIWKGRIVSEAAIASRVKSARQAIGDDGAAQRLIRTIPKIGFRFVGEVEPVATPATLTEGQTTPAEPEEPSFRPSIAVLPFNVLGDPGPAAAIAEALPHDLITELSRLRWLFVIARGSSFRFRGAEADIQRVRAALNVRYCLSGSVETDARSMTLTVELCDTQDGGVVWSERFRSALGAVHEVREQIVQAVIGALELQIPSNEARLARLKSPENLDAWSAYHLGLHHMYRFNRDGNALAASLFERAIAMEPDFARAHAGLSFTHFEGAFLSFADDAARATALAQRCAEQSLEHDPLDPFCNLVMGRVYWLNGDLEASLPWLDRAIRLNPNYAQARYSRGWTETLLGHGPEGQANVGAALQLSPLDPLVYGMHGVRAMSHIVLGEPAQAAEWAERAARSPGAHALIEMIAAVAHGLSGDEARAQAWARSARRRSPGLGSADFLRAFPFRESAVRRRITEMLDRLAV; encoded by the coding sequence ATGATCTACCGTTTCGGGGCGTACACGCTCGACACCGAGAAGCATGAACTCACCAGGAGCGACGTGGCGGTTCCGCTGGAGCCGCAGGTCTTCGCCCTGCTTCTCCTGCTGGTCGAGAACCGCGAGCGCCTGCTCGGCAAGGACGAGATCGTCGAGAAGATCTGGAAGGGCCGGATCGTCTCCGAAGCCGCCATCGCCAGCCGAGTGAAGTCGGCGCGCCAGGCGATCGGTGACGACGGAGCGGCCCAGCGCCTGATCCGCACCATCCCCAAGATCGGATTCCGTTTCGTGGGCGAGGTCGAGCCCGTCGCCACGCCCGCGACCCTGACAGAGGGCCAGACGACACCCGCCGAGCCGGAGGAGCCGTCCTTCCGGCCGTCCATCGCGGTCTTGCCCTTCAATGTGCTCGGCGATCCGGGCCCGGCCGCCGCGATCGCCGAGGCCCTGCCGCACGATCTGATCACTGAGCTCTCGAGACTGCGGTGGCTGTTCGTCATCGCCCGCGGCTCATCGTTCCGGTTCCGCGGGGCGGAAGCCGATATCCAGCGTGTGAGGGCGGCGCTCAATGTCCGCTACTGCCTCTCAGGTTCCGTCGAGACCGATGCGCGGTCCATGACCCTGACCGTTGAGCTTTGCGACACGCAGGACGGCGGTGTTGTCTGGAGCGAACGATTCCGCAGCGCCCTTGGGGCGGTGCACGAGGTCCGCGAGCAGATCGTCCAGGCGGTCATCGGCGCGCTGGAGCTGCAGATCCCCTCGAACGAGGCGCGGCTTGCGCGGCTCAAGTCGCCGGAGAATCTCGACGCCTGGTCGGCCTATCACCTGGGTCTGCATCACATGTATCGGTTCAATCGGGACGGAAACGCCCTGGCGGCTTCGCTTTTCGAGCGGGCGATCGCGATGGAGCCGGATTTCGCCCGCGCGCATGCCGGCCTGTCCTTCACGCACTTCGAGGGCGCCTTCCTGAGCTTCGCCGATGACGCGGCGCGCGCCACGGCCCTCGCCCAGCGTTGCGCGGAACAGAGCCTTGAGCACGATCCCCTGGATCCTTTCTGCAACCTTGTCATGGGGCGGGTCTATTGGCTCAACGGCGACCTGGAGGCGAGCCTGCCGTGGCTCGATCGCGCGATACGGCTCAATCCGAACTATGCACAGGCGCGGTATTCCCGAGGCTGGACGGAGACCCTGCTGGGCCACGGCCCTGAGGGCCAGGCCAATGTCGGGGCCGCGTTGCAGCTCAGCCCGCTCGATCCGCTGGTCTATGGGATGCACGGCGTGCGGGCCATGTCGCACATCGTGCTCGGAGAGCCGGCCCAGGCCGCGGAGTGGGCCGAGCGCGCTGCGCGCTCGCCAGGCGCGCACGCCTTGATCGAGATGATCGCCGCCGTGGCCCACGGGCTGAGCGGCGACGAGGCGCGGGCGCAGGCCTGGGCCCGATCCGCGCGTCGGCGCAGCCCAGGCCTGGGTTCGGCCGACTTTCTGCGAGCCTTCCCGTTCCGGGAGTCCGCCGTGCGGCGGCGTATCACCGAGATGCTGGATCGCCTCGCGGTCTAG
- a CDS encoding rubrerythrin family protein codes for MSLATSKTLQNLKDAFAGESQANRRYLYFAQKADVEGYNDVAAVFRSTAEGETGHAHGHLEFMEAVGDPATGLPIGATGNNLKAAIAGETHEYTDMYPGMARTARDEGFEEIADWFETLAKAEKSHAGRFQRALDTLDA; via the coding sequence ATGAGCCTCGCGACCAGCAAGACCCTGCAGAACCTGAAAGACGCCTTCGCCGGCGAGAGCCAGGCGAATCGCCGCTACCTCTACTTCGCTCAGAAGGCCGACGTGGAAGGCTATAACGACGTGGCCGCGGTGTTCCGTTCCACCGCCGAAGGCGAGACCGGCCACGCCCACGGGCACCTGGAGTTCATGGAAGCCGTCGGCGACCCCGCCACCGGCCTGCCCATCGGCGCCACCGGCAACAACCTGAAGGCCGCCATCGCCGGGGAAACCCACGAATACACCGACATGTATCCCGGCATGGCCCGCACCGCCCGCGACGAGGGTTTCGAGGAAATCGCCGACTGGTTCGAGACCTTGGCCAAGGCCGAGAAGTCCCACGCCGGCCGCTTCCAGCGCGCCCTGGACACCCTGGACGCCTGA
- a CDS encoding (Fe-S)-binding protein: MADSPAREGSLDAPFRHPIAWQDEAYYDLAAVEKEMERQFDVCHTCRRCFNLCDSFPRLFDLIDESKTGELDSVAKSDYAKVDEACTLCDMCFLTKCPYVPPHPFDIDIPHLILRYRAAKRRAGEVHFIREQLGETDRNGKLAKPMAGLANWATARKNTPLRKLLEAIAQIDAEVELPKYHSKTATDRLKVPVPPNPQGPAVGQRKAVLYATCFVDYNQPDTAVAAARVLALQGVQAELLYPECCGMPQLEAGDLGDVAGRAERIAAAFAPYIDQGYEVIALTASCGLMMKFEWPLILPQNHAVLRLAAATRDISEYVVDIAKTHGLAPGLSPVAGGVTVHHACHARAQNMGQKSAEMLRLIPDTAVEVVERCSGHGGTFGVMKATHAVARKVGRPAARAVAQKASAELCSDCPLACKHLGQLLTVETGADLAQPRQSHPIEIFARAYGAL, encoded by the coding sequence GTGGCAGACAGTCCCGCCCGCGAGGGCAGCCTCGATGCGCCCTTCCGCCATCCCATCGCCTGGCAGGACGAGGCCTATTACGACCTGGCCGCCGTCGAGAAGGAGATGGAGCGGCAGTTCGACGTCTGTCACACCTGCCGGCGCTGCTTCAATCTCTGCGACAGCTTCCCGCGGCTGTTCGACCTGATCGACGAGTCCAAGACCGGCGAGCTCGATAGCGTGGCCAAGAGCGACTACGCCAAGGTCGATGAGGCCTGCACGCTCTGCGACATGTGCTTCCTCACCAAGTGTCCCTATGTGCCGCCGCATCCCTTCGACATCGACATCCCGCACCTGATCCTGCGCTACCGGGCCGCCAAGCGCCGGGCCGGGGAAGTCCACTTCATCCGCGAGCAACTGGGCGAGACCGACCGCAACGGCAAGCTCGCCAAGCCCATGGCCGGGCTCGCCAATTGGGCCACGGCGCGCAAGAACACGCCGCTGCGCAAGCTGCTGGAGGCCATCGCCCAGATCGACGCCGAGGTCGAGCTGCCGAAATACCATTCCAAGACCGCCACTGACCGACTGAAGGTCCCGGTTCCGCCCAACCCACAGGGCCCGGCCGTCGGCCAGCGCAAGGCGGTGCTCTACGCCACCTGTTTCGTTGACTACAATCAGCCCGACACCGCCGTAGCCGCCGCGCGGGTCCTGGCCCTGCAAGGGGTCCAGGCCGAACTGCTCTATCCGGAGTGCTGTGGGATGCCCCAGCTGGAGGCCGGCGATCTGGGCGATGTGGCCGGCCGGGCCGAGCGTATCGCCGCGGCTTTCGCCCCCTATATCGACCAGGGCTACGAGGTGATCGCGCTGACCGCCAGCTGCGGCCTGATGATGAAGTTCGAGTGGCCGCTGATCCTGCCGCAGAACCACGCGGTCCTGCGCCTGGCCGCCGCCACCCGCGACATCAGCGAATATGTGGTCGATATCGCCAAGACCCACGGTCTGGCCCCCGGGCTGTCGCCGGTCGCAGGCGGGGTGACGGTGCACCACGCCTGCCACGCCCGGGCGCAGAATATGGGCCAGAAGTCGGCCGAGATGCTGCGCCTGATCCCCGACACCGCCGTGGAGGTCGTCGAGCGTTGCTCGGGCCACGGCGGCACCTTTGGGGTGATGAAGGCCACCCATGCGGTCGCCCGCAAGGTGGGCCGCCCCGCCGCCCGCGCCGTGGCGCAGAAGGCGAGCGCCGAGCTCTGTTCCGACTGCCCGCTCGCCTGCAAGCATCTTGGCCAGCTCCTCACCGTCGAGACCGGAGCTGATCTCGCGCAGCCGCGCCAGTCCCACCCCATCGAGATTTTCGCCCGCGCCTATGGCGCGCTCTGA
- a CDS encoding tautomerase family protein, with product MPLVTIDVIKDVFTPTQKRELIERVTEAMIAVEGEALRGVTWVRVQEFEQGDWAIGGKSLSARDVHALAAA from the coding sequence ATGCCGCTCGTGACGATCGACGTCATCAAGGATGTCTTCACCCCGACCCAGAAGCGTGAGCTCATCGAAAGGGTCACCGAGGCGATGATCGCGGTAGAGGGCGAAGCCCTTCGCGGCGTGACCTGGGTGCGGGTGCAGGAGTTCGAGCAGGGTGACTGGGCCATCGGCGGAAAATCGCTGAGCGCCCGGGACGTCCACGCCCTCGCCGCCGCCTGA
- a CDS encoding DUF3501 family protein, which yields MPLALRQVTLDDLIPDAEFSKVRAERRAALLPAKRLRRVALGPSCTVYFESFETMLFQIQEMLLTEKGGAAQVPDELAAYNPLIPQGSELVATIMFEIDDPVRRGALLARLGGVEDLFFLQIGGDKVMSVPEGDVERTREDGKASSVHFVRFPLKPDQIAVFRDPAVAILVGCDHEAYAHLAVLSPATRAELDKDFA from the coding sequence ATGCCGCTCGCCCTTCGCCAGGTGACCCTCGACGACCTGATCCCGGACGCCGAATTCTCAAAAGTCCGCGCCGAGCGCCGCGCCGCCCTGCTGCCGGCCAAGCGCCTGCGGCGGGTCGCGCTGGGGCCTAGCTGCACGGTCTATTTCGAGTCTTTCGAAACCATGCTGTTCCAGATCCAGGAGATGCTGCTCACCGAGAAGGGGGGGGCGGCTCAGGTGCCGGATGAGCTCGCGGCCTATAACCCCTTGATCCCGCAAGGTTCGGAACTGGTGGCCACCATCATGTTCGAGATCGACGATCCGGTCCGCCGCGGGGCCCTGCTGGCCCGTCTGGGCGGAGTGGAGGACCTGTTTTTCCTGCAGATCGGCGGCGACAAGGTCATGAGCGTGCCCGAGGGCGACGTGGAGCGCACTCGCGAGGACGGCAAGGCCTCCTCGGTCCATTTCGTCCGCTTCCCCCTTAAGCCGGACCAGATCGCAGTCTTCCGCGATCCCGCCGTGGCGATCCTGGTGGGCTGCGATCACGAAGCCTATGCGCACCTGGCGGTGCTCAGCCCCGCCACCCGGGCCGAACTGGATAAGGATTTCGCCTAG
- a CDS encoding TonB-dependent receptor: MHNMMKAALLAGAAWSAMTTMAVAQTPDSDGTTVEEMVVTARRREESLKDVPVAVTAVSAERLERTGAADLTVMQQTTPNLTVQVARGSNSTLISFIRGVGQQDPLWGFEPGVGLYIDDVYVARPQAAVLDVFDIERIEVLRGPQGTLYGRNTIGGAIKYVTAKIQGEPEMKFKGAFGSYGQRDFVASAKGKVSDTVGLGLTWAKFDRDGYGTNLTTGAEHYNKDVGAARATLEWEPSEQLFFRLSGDLVQDKSNPRHGHREVQALNFLGAPIAGGAPLPGVYDTRAGSGDVNRVETRGVSLLAQWNVSDVLTLKSITAYRAGETEGSIDFDGLPAQILDIPARYNDHQFSQELQLLYTGDRLQAVAGIFYLNATAAGAFDTVVSQANLTIATAGHVDTKSWSAFADVSYDVTDALTLSVGGRWTQDEKTGQVYRQNFSGLPSPLFGNSTAIPGLLRSNFTNEKSFEKFTPRVSLRYEVNPDLTGYVSYSQGFKSGGFDMRADAILTPNSVNGYEPETVDSYEAGLKGYFFDRRLSLNSAVFYGKYEDQQITQQTPVGASIASQVLNVGKSHMSGFELEGVASFTSSLSANFSLGYIKAEFDEYRALDLSTLPPVVRDLSDSRVFQNTPEWNGSLGLTYIHDMGDHGKVSFSPSAAYRSSFNMFEIASSLDQEAYWLMDASLVWSSSDDRYRVGLHGKNLGDEVYRIGGYNFPQSAGVLFGNSVSAFYGPPRTVTLSLEAKF; encoded by the coding sequence ATGCACAACATGATGAAGGCGGCGCTCCTGGCGGGCGCGGCATGGTCGGCCATGACGACCATGGCCGTGGCCCAAACCCCGGACAGCGATGGCACGACCGTCGAGGAGATGGTGGTCACCGCCCGCCGCCGAGAGGAGTCCCTGAAGGACGTCCCGGTCGCCGTGACCGCCGTGAGCGCCGAGCGCCTGGAGCGCACCGGTGCGGCCGACCTCACCGTAATGCAGCAGACGACGCCCAACCTCACCGTCCAGGTGGCGCGGGGCTCCAACTCGACCCTGATCTCCTTCATCCGCGGCGTCGGCCAGCAGGACCCGCTCTGGGGCTTCGAGCCGGGCGTCGGCCTCTATATCGACGACGTCTATGTCGCCCGCCCGCAGGCCGCGGTGCTGGACGTGTTCGATATCGAGCGGATCGAAGTGCTGCGCGGGCCCCAGGGCACGCTCTATGGCCGCAACACCATCGGCGGGGCGATCAAGTACGTCACCGCCAAGATCCAGGGCGAGCCTGAGATGAAGTTCAAGGGAGCCTTCGGCTCCTACGGCCAACGCGACTTCGTGGCCTCGGCCAAGGGGAAGGTCTCCGACACGGTGGGCCTCGGCCTCACCTGGGCCAAGTTCGACCGCGACGGCTACGGCACGAACCTCACCACCGGCGCCGAACACTACAATAAGGACGTCGGCGCCGCGCGAGCGACCCTCGAGTGGGAGCCGTCCGAGCAGCTGTTCTTCCGTCTCTCCGGCGATCTGGTGCAGGACAAGTCCAATCCGCGCCACGGCCACCGCGAGGTCCAGGCCCTGAATTTCCTGGGCGCCCCCATCGCCGGCGGCGCGCCGCTCCCCGGCGTCTATGACACCCGCGCCGGTTCCGGCGACGTCAACCGTGTCGAGACCCGCGGCGTCTCGCTGCTCGCCCAGTGGAACGTCAGCGACGTGCTGACCCTCAAGTCGATCACCGCCTACCGGGCGGGCGAGACCGAAGGCTCCATCGACTTCGACGGCCTGCCGGCCCAGATCCTGGACATTCCGGCCCGCTACAACGACCACCAGTTCAGCCAGGAACTGCAGCTGCTCTATACGGGCGACCGACTGCAGGCCGTGGCCGGCATCTTCTATCTGAACGCCACGGCGGCCGGCGCATTCGATACGGTGGTGAGCCAGGCCAACCTGACCATCGCCACGGCGGGCCACGTCGACACCAAGAGCTGGTCGGCGTTCGCCGATGTCAGCTACGACGTGACCGACGCGCTGACGCTATCGGTGGGCGGTCGCTGGACCCAGGACGAGAAGACCGGCCAGGTCTATCGCCAGAACTTCAGCGGCCTGCCCAGCCCGCTGTTCGGCAACTCGACGGCGATTCCCGGCCTGTTGCGGTCGAACTTCACCAACGAGAAGTCGTTCGAGAAGTTCACGCCCCGGGTCTCGCTGCGCTATGAGGTCAACCCGGACCTGACCGGCTATGTCTCGTACAGCCAGGGCTTCAAGTCGGGCGGCTTCGACATGCGGGCCGACGCCATCCTGACCCCGAACTCGGTGAATGGGTATGAGCCCGAAACCGTCGACTCATACGAGGCGGGCCTGAAGGGCTACTTCTTCGACCGTCGCCTCTCGCTCAACTCCGCGGTGTTCTACGGCAAGTACGAAGACCAGCAGATCACGCAGCAGACCCCGGTTGGCGCGTCCATCGCCAGCCAGGTGCTGAACGTCGGCAAGAGCCACATGTCGGGCTTCGAGCTTGAGGGCGTCGCCTCCTTCACCTCCAGCCTCAGCGCCAACTTCTCGCTGGGCTACATCAAGGCGGAGTTCGACGAATATCGGGCTCTCGATCTCTCGACTCTCCCGCCGGTGGTGCGCGACTTGTCCGACAGCCGGGTGTTCCAAAACACCCCCGAGTGGAACGGCAGCCTCGGCCTGACCTACATCCACGACATGGGCGACCACGGGAAGGTCAGCTTCTCGCCCAGCGCCGCCTATCGCAGCAGCTTCAACATGTTCGAGATCGCCTCGAGCCTGGACCAGGAGGCCTACTGGCTGATGGACGCCAGCCTGGTCTGGTCGTCGTCCGACGACCGCTACCGCGTCGGCCTGCACGGTAAGAACCTCGGCGACGAGGTCTACCGTATCGGGGGCTACAACTTCCCGCAGTCGGCCGGCGTGCTGTTCGGCAACTCGGTGAGCGCATTCTACGGCCCGCCGCGTACGGTGACCCTGTCGCTGGAAGCCAAGTTCTAG
- a CDS encoding dicarboxylate/amino acid:cation symporter, translating into MASFVSSLRAAAGQSTLRILASLVVGLILGAALAEASFLDNILSVAEPVGGLWLDALRMTIVPLVFSLLVVGIASAAGTAAAGGTAAKSLAFFALFLVLSASFCAVALSAVLAAWPAPVEATVGLREAAGASTDKVPDFPTMGAWLRAFIPTNPVEAAATAQIAPLVVFALLFGLAATRIRPDLQTGLIALFEAVMDTMLVLVQWVLWVAPLGVLALAFIVGAKAGFGAAGALGHYILLLSGVCISITLLAYLIALAARVPLFAFARAVAPAQVVAFSTQSSIASLPAMIAGAAQLGAPERVSSVVLPLAVSLFRITSPAANLGVAIYCAHVYGVDLTAAVLIAGVAVAAVISLASVGLPGQITFFTTTGPICLIMGVPLELLPILLAVETIPDIFRTVGNVTADVAVTCLVDKRAEP; encoded by the coding sequence ATGGCCTCGTTTGTTTCCTCGCTCCGCGCCGCCGCCGGCCAATCGACCCTGCGCATCCTGGCCAGCCTCGTGGTCGGCCTGATCTTGGGCGCGGCGCTGGCCGAGGCCTCGTTCCTCGACAACATCCTGTCGGTGGCCGAGCCGGTGGGCGGGCTATGGCTCGACGCCCTGCGCATGACCATCGTTCCGCTGGTCTTCTCCCTGCTGGTGGTGGGGATCGCCTCGGCGGCCGGCACCGCGGCGGCGGGCGGAACGGCCGCCAAGTCGCTGGCCTTCTTCGCGCTCTTCCTCGTGCTGTCGGCCAGCTTCTGCGCCGTGGCCCTGAGCGCGGTGCTGGCGGCCTGGCCCGCGCCTGTCGAAGCGACAGTTGGCCTGCGTGAAGCAGCCGGAGCTTCCACGGACAAGGTGCCCGATTTCCCGACCATGGGCGCCTGGCTGCGCGCCTTCATCCCCACCAATCCCGTCGAGGCCGCCGCCACCGCCCAGATAGCCCCGCTGGTGGTGTTCGCCCTGCTGTTCGGCCTGGCGGCCACTCGCATTCGGCCGGACCTGCAGACCGGGCTGATCGCACTGTTCGAGGCGGTCATGGACACCATGCTGGTGCTGGTCCAGTGGGTGCTATGGGTCGCCCCCCTGGGCGTCTTGGCCCTGGCCTTCATCGTCGGGGCCAAGGCGGGGTTCGGGGCCGCCGGGGCGCTCGGCCACTACATCCTGTTGCTCTCGGGCGTCTGCATCTCGATCACCCTGCTGGCCTATCTGATCGCGCTCGCCGCCCGGGTCCCGCTGTTCGCCTTCGCCCGGGCCGTGGCCCCGGCCCAGGTGGTCGCTTTCTCCACCCAGTCCTCCATCGCCTCGCTGCCGGCGATGATCGCCGGCGCGGCGCAGCTCGGCGCGCCGGAGCGGGTCAGCAGCGTGGTCCTGCCGCTGGCGGTGTCGTTGTTCCGCATCACCAGCCCGGCGGCCAATCTGGGCGTGGCGATCTATTGCGCCCATGTCTACGGAGTCGACCTCACCGCCGCGGTGCTGATCGCGGGTGTAGCGGTGGCCGCGGTGATCAGTCTCGCCTCGGTGGGGCTGCCCGGCCAGATCACCTTCTTCACCACCACCGGACCTATCTGTCTGATCATGGGTGTGCCTCTGGAACTGCTGCCGATCCTGCTGGCGGTCGAGACCATCCCGGACATCTTCCGAACAGTGGGCAATGTGACCGCCGATGTGGCTGTCACCTGCCTCGTCGACAAGCGGGCCGAGCCATGA